A region of the Cucurbita pepo subsp. pepo cultivar mu-cu-16 chromosome LG14, ASM280686v2, whole genome shotgun sequence genome:
GATACGGAAGTTCGAAACTTAGAATTCGTTTTCGTGTAATGGGTCGAAAGTACTCGAGAACATGCAAAAAAGggtttaaaaaagaatgaattttaaaaacccGTGTTTAGGATACGGAAGTTTGAATTTAGAATTTGTTTTCGTGTAATGGGTCGAGACTACTTGAGAACAGGCAAAAAGCGCTTCAAAagaatgaattttgaaaactcgTGTTTAGGGTACAGAAGTTCGGAGTTTAGAATTCGTTTTTGGATAATGGGTCGAGAGTACTCGAGAACGTGCAAAAAGGggtttcaaaagaaagaattttgaaaactcgTGTTTAGGATACGGAAGTTCGAAATTTAGAATTCGTTTTCACGTGCAAGGGTTTGCTTCAACATGATTAGTATCACGAACAAGGTACGATCACCTCTATCTCTCGAATACATCGtttaaaaacaaagtaaaaaggTTGTTTTTTTAGGTTTGTAGAGGAGGGGGACAAGGCTTTTGAGGTTAGACatgagaggaaaacaaaaagaaattagaataaaGATAAGGACAATAATAGAACCACCTAACCTAATAGTGACATAACAAAAGTTAATAATGTAGGGATGACatactaaattattttcttacattTCTCTATCTCTATCCGCTTTTTTCTCGACAAAGGTACGATAAAATTTTATCGATTGAATTGTTTTTCgacattaaatttattcttcTGTTCCCTTTTGGTGACGTGTTATAACGTTTCTTCATGAACGAAGGTATAACAATCTAATGTGATATTCGAGACCGAAGATACGTAAATATGAACGTTAAGAACAActtaaaagaatcaaaagtTATTACTTATATGGTTATACCAACaaggtacattttttttttggatgaccacctgaattttttttcttagaaacatgtgaatgaggacaaaacatgttgaaatgaacttctctctctcaagcTGTTCGAGACAAATAAGACCACGTAGCCAGGTTGTGGGGATGTAAGGGAACGCTCGAGCTATCAAGGGTCAATGTTTGGTTATAACGTctgatccaaattttgaacTTGAGACGTTGAACTAGAGATTGATTCCAATGAACCCGAAACCTGAAAATTACCACGTGACTAGGTTGTAGGGATGTAAGGGAACGCTTAAGCTATCAAGGGGTCGATTTTGGATTATAACTTTCGATCCAAATCTTGAACTTGAGATTGATTCAATGAACCCGAAACTTAAGAATAGGACCACGTGACCAGGTTGTGGGGATGTAAGGGAATGCCCGGGCTATCAAAGGTCGATTTTGGATTATAACTTCTGATCCTAATCTTGAACTTGAAACGTTTGATCTAAAATCGAATCCGAGATGGTTGAAATTAGGGTAAGAAATAAAGTGGTGGGTCATAAAAACACCCACTAGGGGTAAAAAAGAAGGCTCAAAATCTTTAACCCTCAAAGATCCAAATTGAATTGAGTCAAATCAAAGAGGGAAAGCACACCATTTGATGCCCTGCAGACATGTGTCTCACTCCTTTTCCCACCATGTAAAGTGCTCAATCCAATTCATTTCAACTACTAANgttggagaggggaacgaaacacttcttataagggtgtgattgcgagatcccacatcataagggtgtggaaacctctcactaaccGACACGTTTCAAAAGACCTACAGGAACTGTGCTTACCTTTGAAGAACAACCGTGTTTGCGAGAAGATAGGATAGAGTcgatcttttttcttttcttcttttgaatcCTTTTTAGAGTATAAGGTGAGGAGTGAGGTAAGTCCTTTTGCtttatggaagaaaaagaaagagcatAGAAGAATATGATGtgtaaaatgaaataatgaagTGAAAGAAAGGTTTAGCTTAGTTTGCAAAGAAATGTGATAGTGGTGGATAAGATAAAAGGACAATATAACTCAATAACTCTTCAAAACAAGTAGAAAGTTATGCACTTNGGGTACAGAAGTTCGGAGTTTAGAATTCGTTTTTGGATAATGGGTCGAGAGTACTCGAGAACGTGCAAAAAGGggtttcaaaagaaagaattttgaaaactcgTGTTTAGGATACGGAAGTTCGAAATTTAGAATTCGTTTTCACGTGCAAGGGTTTGCTTCAACATGATTAGTATCACGAACAAGGTACGATCACCTCTATCTCTCGAATACATCGtttaaaaacaaagtaaaaaggTTGTTTTTTTAGGTTTGTAGAGGAGGGGGACAAGGCTTTTGAGGTTAGACatgagaggaaaacaaaaagaaattagaataaaGATAAGGACAATAATAGAACCACCTAACCTAATAGTGACATAACAAAAGTTAATAATGTAGGGATGACatactaaattattttcttacattTCTCTATCTCTATCCGCTTTTTTCTCGACAAAGGTACGATAAAATTTTATCGATTGAATTGTTTTTCgacattaaatttattcttcTGTTCCCTTTTGGTGACGTGTTATAACGTTTCTTCATGAACGAAGGTATAACAATCTAATGTGATATTCGAGACCGAAGATACGTAAATATGAACGTTAAGAACAActtaaaagaatcaaaagtTATTACTTATATGGTTATACCAACaaggtacattttttttttggatgaccacctgaattttttttcttagaaacatgtgaatgaggacaaaacatgttgaaatgaacttctctctctcaagcTGTTCGAGACAAATAAGACCACGTAGCCAGGTTGTGGGGATGTAAGGGAACGCTCGAGCTATCAAGGGTCAATGTTTGGTTATAACGTctgatccaaattttgaacTTGAGACGTTGAACTAGAGATTGATTCCAATGAACCCGAAACCTGAAAATTACCACGTGACTAGGTTGTAGGGATGTAAGGGAACGCTTAAGCTATCAAGGGGTCGATTTTGGATTATAACTTTCGATCCAAATCTTGAACTTGAGATTGATTCAATGAACCCGAAACTTAAGAATAGGACCACGTGACCAGGTTGTGGGGATGTAAGGGAATGCCCGGGCTATCAAAGGTCGATTTTGGATTATAACTTCTGATCCTAATCTTGAACTTGAAACGTTTGATCTAAAATCGAATCCGAGATGGTTGAAATTAGGGTAAGAAATAAAGTGGTGGGTCATAAAAACACCCACTAGGGGTAAAAAAGAAGGCTCAAAATCTTTAACCCTCAAAGATCCAAATTGAATTGAGTCAAATCAAAGAGGGAAAGCACACCATTTGATGCCCTGCAGACATGTGTCTCACTCCTTTTCCCACCATGTAAAGTGCTCAATCCAATTCATTTCAACTACTAATTAGCCTCACCTTATCTCCACCAAGTGATTTCCTAAAACCCTCTCTCCACATCTTCTCATTTCTTCTGCTCCAAGTTCTTGTGTATTTGTTCATGTTGACCCCAATTTGGTTGTATCCTCAAATATATTCCCTTCATTTCCCCATGAATCACATAAACAATGAAATAAGTGTGAGGGGTAAATATGATATTGAAGTCTTTTAACTCTATATGCAAACAATGATCAAATTATCAATCTAATACGACCTAACTAGGGTAGTTCTGATTGCACAAGTTTATCGTCATCCTCCGACATTTATATGAGTAACCCTAAATGAGTTACAAGAAACACGAACGATATTTAGAACAAAACCCATGTgttgaattgtgagatcatacactggttggagaggggaacgaagtgtggaaacctctccctaacagacgcattttaaaatgggaagcctagaagggaaagcccaaaaaagcaATATCTAGTAgaggtgggtttgagctgttataaatgatatcagagccagtcactaggtggtgtgccagcactGACACTGGGCTCTCAAgtaggtagattgtgagatctcacatctgttggagatgagaacttccttataagagtgtgattgtgagatcccatatcggttggagaggggaacgaaacatttcttataagggtgtgattgtgagatcccaccctcatcagttggagaggggaacgaaacattcctcataagggtgtgattgtgagatcccaccctcatcagttggagaggggaacgaaacacttcttataagggtgtgattgcgagatcccacatcataagggtgtggaaacctctcactaaccGACACGTTTCAAAAGACCTACAGGAACTGTGCTTACCTTTGAAGAACAACCGTGTTTGCGAGAAGATAGGATAGAGTcgatcttttttcttttcttcttttgaatcCTTTTTAGAGTATAAGGTGAGGAGTGAGGTAAGTCCTTTTGCtttatggaagaaaaagaaagagcatAGAAGAATATGATGtgtaaaatgaaataatgaagTGAAAGAAAGGTTTAGCTTAGTTTGCAAAGAAATGTGATAGTGGTGGATAAGATAAAAGGACAATATAACTCAATAACTCTTCAAAACAAGTAGAAAGTTATgcacttttccttttctaccCACTAGATTCCCTTCcatattttctatctcttccattttccctGGTCCACCCATTTGTGCATTTTGATCCCCGAGATATTTCCTCCCTCCATTATTCGTCCTTCCTCACTAAACAATCGTCCACTTCACGATTCTAATAAACTTACCTTCCTCTACTCTCCATCTCCACATAACAACACTAAAACGTTGAAATTCTCATTTCTGTTATTTACGTTCGGTGTCGTGTACAAACAACGAAGTCGAGCCCTCGATGGGTTTCGTATGCTTCTCGATATTAGGGTTTTCTACTATTTTGGCTTACTTTTAAGGTTAGCAATTGAAGGTATTATATGTTGATGCCTTAAGTATGAATGGCTTTgacaaattaatttagattataaatatatatgaatctttgttctttcttcatGTGGGTTTTTCATGGTTTTGAATATTATTGCCCTTTTtgcttttttccccttttaaaTCCTCTAAATCAACATCACACACCAacattcatattattttttttaagtttagtCCCTAAAACTTTcggattataaatttagtcccTAAACTTTTGAGAAATTGGAATTCAAAATCTTTAATTATGAACGGTTAAACCGTTTGAGCTACGAGCTAATTCACCACCCGTcgattttctatttaaaacaTCACTTACCAACTTAGTCGACGAATCAAACTAGCTAATGCATTGATAATGCTCGCAACggtttgaaaattcaaatattttccgTTGTTCAAACCCGACACTAGTAACGCAGTATTCATAtcgaacaaaattaaagtcaAAAGACAATGGACTTTTATGTAGCTATGAGCTTGATGAGGGTTGAAAATTAGTGtctttgttaaatttttgttcCTAAATAACAAAAGGGTTTTTCTGCAAACATCAGaaattccttccttttcaTCCCCACAAAATTAACTTCACATATTGATATAATTCCCAAAAAAACCCTCTGTTCCTAAAACGGCGCCGTTGAGGTCCTCTGCAGCCTGTGCTTCCTTGACGTTTGCGCCGTCGCAGCTGCTCGGAGCTGCCAGACACAACCGTCGTTTTAAGGTTTCTTgtctttttgtaataaaaataaatattaaaaaaaaaaaattaatttaatttaatttacctCTTCGTGCTGTCTCCTTAATCTTGCATTTTCCTCCATTAAATGTGCCACTTCAAGCTCCAGCTCGTTTGTGTAAGCCTGTGGATTAaacccaataaaaaattattaaaattaagttattttacaattatttatttatttatttatttttaaattgtgtatTTGTTTAACCTGTTTTCGAGCACGAGATCGGGCGGCGGATTCCCGATTTTTGATCATGCGTTTCTGCCGCCGGTCGCCGGAGTTATTCGAGTCAGAATCAGGGACCCTTTTCTTAGCGAAAGGCGGTGGGCCGAGGACTTGGTCAAAGGGGCTGTGGAAGGCGGCGGAGGCAGAGGAAGGGTTCGGGTGGCAGAAGTGGGCGGCGGCGACGGCGGCGTGATCAGGGAAATGCAATTCGCGGGTGGAATTCAAGGACAAGACAGTGGGTGGAGGAGCAACGGCAGCGACGGcagcagcggcggcggcggaggaggagtcAAGTTTTGAAgtggaagaagagaggaagtCTTGGAGGATGATGTGACGGAAGTTGGCGGCggagtggtggtggtggaggtggaggcTGATGGGAGTAGCGGCGGCGGAGGGGAAATCATGGTCGGAACGGGAGTGGAGAGAGGAGAGATTAATGTCTTTCCAAACCTCTTCCatggaagaacaaaaagtTGAGAGCTTTGAAGTTAATGGAGGAAAGAAATGGTGGGTTTTTAATGGTGGCTCTCGAAATTGCataaggagagagaaagcgaggagagagagaaagagaggagagagaaagcgaggagagagaaagcgaggagagagagagaaggcaAAGTACTTAGATAAGTAAGACAAGTAAGTTTGTTTGGAACAGAGTACGGTATGTTTTGGAAAGACatattatttcattctttcaactcttcctctttctttcccCCCCTCCCTTCCATCTTATCTACGGTTCTACTTCTTCCAACTAGGGTTAAGAGGAAGGGTTATTATGTTTCCGGTCTCCGTTTACGACCCGAACCCTAAGTTTAAACGAACTAGGTTGGAGTATAGTGAAAACTTGCAAAGTTCGACAACCAATCTCAACATAACTCAACTCAAGAACCCTAAGTTTAAAGGAATTAGGTTGCAGTACTGGGAGAACTCGCAAGTTTTAGACAACCAATTTCAACGTCGTTCAACTCAGGAATTAGAAccctaaatttaaaagaattaggtTGGAGTACTATAGAAACTCGCAAGGTTTGATAACTAAttttaacatagttcaactgaTTAAGATACAATGGTTAGATATTCGAATCTATCTATTCCAGTTGTTGAACTgaacacaagaacaaaaacccTGATCAACATGGATGAATGAATGACTATTTTGTTTGAGGGTAAGATTGTTGAGCC
Encoded here:
- the LOC111810673 gene encoding protein FD, producing MQFREPPLKTHHFFPPLTSKLSTFCSSMEEVWKDINLSSLHSRSDHDFPSAAATPISLHLHHHHSAANFRHIILQDFLSSSTSKLDSSSAAAAAAVAAVAPPPTVLSLNSTRELHFPDHAAVAAAHFCHPNPSSASAAFHSPFDQVLGPPPFAKKRVPDSDSNNSGDRRQKRMIKNRESAARSRARKQAYTNELELEVAHLMEENARLRRQHEELRAAATAQTSRKHRLQRTSTAPF